In Calditrichota bacterium, the DNA window TTTTTTCAACAGCTTTTTCAATTGTTTGTCTTCTATATAAGAAATTATACGGTGTTTCTTTGCTTTGGTACCAGAGCTTGGAATAGTGATCATTTGTCTTTTCAGATCTATATTGCTCCATCTGAGTACTAATGCTTCTTTTAGTCTGGCACCTGTTAACAAGTAAAACTCAACAATCCACTGAAATGGATCATCGTTAAAAACCTCGCGCACTTTTTGAATTTCCTCAACCTCAAGAAATTTTGGTAACTCACTTTCAGGAACCCGAATTGGCTTCACTTTAGTAAAAACAGATTGTGAAAGATAATTTCTCTCTTTTGCCCAATTGAAAATGGCCTTCAGATGCCGGAATTCCAAGTTTATAGTCTCAGGGCTTATCGTTCGTAGCCTAAAATTACGATAATTCTGAACATCAGAAATACTTATATCTGATATGTAGGTATCGCCAATGTATTCGAGAAATGTTCTCAAAACGAGCTCTTCTCTTTCAATACTACGCTCGGCTTTTGTAGATGATGAATTCTTTAAATATTCACTTTGAAGAGTTGATAATGTTATTTTTTTTAGCTCGTTAATCCCAGCATCAGTTTTACTTTGTTCGGTAACAAACTTATGAAGGATTTTTTCTGCAGTTCGTTTATCGCAACTGCCTATCGTCTTCATAAGATGTTTCTTTCCTTTATAGTAATCAATAACCCAGACTATTTTTCCGGATTTATATTCACGTTTCCTCAATGATGCCATTAAATATCTCCATTTACTTTTACTAATTCTCGATTTTCATTTATAAGATTCTCCACTTGGTCATATGTGAAATGAATAGAAGACCGTCCAAAACGAACACATTCAATATTGCCAGATTTGATCCAGCGGAAGAGAGTGTTGTAGTGAATATTTAATATTTTAGCTACTTCTTTAGCCGGTTTTGTTAGTTCTTCCGTTCCAGGCCAATAGCTTATTTTATGATCTCTATCCATTATTCTTATTCCATAAAAGAAGGGCTGGTGAAATACCAGCCCTTCATTAGGTTTGGTTTATAATGATGCAAGCAAACCGTCTTCGTCAAAGGATGAAAGTTCTTCCTTCTTTCTCTCAATGAGTTGGATTTTGCGAGAGTTCAATTTTTCTCTCTTAATTTCCATCGCCTTGAGATTCTGTTTTTCATCCAAGTAGATAAGGAGCCTCCTTTCTTTGGCTTTAGGTTCAGTGGCTGCCTCAAAAGCTTTCTTAGCTGCTTCAATGACCTTCATACATTTTTCAATGTATTTGTCAAGCCTTTCGAGGTGGAATTCTACCTGCCCGATATGTGGTGAGCGTTCGACAGTTGCCTTTGTCTTAGTACCCTTGTTAGATCGAAGCGGGAATACTTTCTCAAATTTTTCCCGATCGATGAAAGATTGACGACCTTCTCGGTGGATACAATCACCGTATTTAGCCTTTAGTGTGCGGATGCTAATGCCAACGTCGGCTGAGAAGGCGGTTAAAAGTAAGTGGTTCATCATGAACTCCTTTGTTTCTGTTTTGACCTGGAGTTATTTCCATGTCATTTTTTTCATAACAAACATAAAGGAGCTGTGTGATTGAGTGGGTTGTTTTGAATAAAATTTATATGGTAATATTAAAACAAGGGTGAAAAAATACTAATTAAGTGGTTGATATTTAACACTTTGTGGAAACAAATGAATTTGAGATTTGTGCAGATTATAGAGGCAATTACGGTTATTTTTTACGAATATGCGTGGTGAATTTATTTTTTGTTTGGATATACTCTAGATTGTCTTCTGTTCTTGGTTTGTATTTACTGGCTTTTTCAATAAAAGTCCTTGAATCTCGATAGGTTAAACTATTAATTTTAATGTTTACCCTTTTATAATCAATTTCTTTTACACTTTTTAACTGTTTATGAAAATTCCACACCCATTCATCTCTAGTGATTTTCAGAAAATCAAAATTTCTTTTCCTAAACTTAATTTCTTTAAATCTTCCCAGTTTCAAATAAAAAGTTTTTATGAGAAACTCTGATTCTAGGAGGTGTCGTTGACCACCTTTTTTTCTTTTTCCTTTTATTTCATTTTCATTAAATCGATAAATTGTTTGATGACTAACTAAATTAAACATAAGATCCGCAACCGATTGAGTGTTTTCTTCACCAAAAAGACCAAATAGTTTAAAATGGTGTAAAAAATTAAGAACTTTGCTCGGCTCAAAAAACGAATCTGAATCAAAATTCAAAGAAAAAGGTGAAATATTATCCGCCCCAACACATTGCCAGTACTTCTCCAATGTTAATAACATTAATTGTATTATGTTACTTTCATTGTCTTTATTTTGATCTTTTATAAAAAATCCCCAATCGAATAATTGCTTAATACTGAAATGAAGATTATCATATTTTTCTAATTCTTTTGTATTTAGATTTAAATTATACCTATTTAGAAATTTGCTTATGACTTCTTCATTATTAAGGTTATTTATTTCCTCAATATTTTTATTTTTTTGACTCTCAATGTCTTTTTTTTCAGATAATATGATGTTTTTAATATCATCCCTATTCGACATACCAGTATCCATAATTCTATTATATATATTATAGTAGTCTAAAGTCATACTATCATATTTCAGATTTATATCTGAAATTATTACATTTTTTAACGAGTCAATTTTATTGAGTAACATATCTTTTGGCATCTCAAACCGTTTCCCAAACCTTATTTCAAACCAGGTACGAAAAAGATATAGCCAAATTATTTCATTAAGGGTATAACGATCTACGGTTATAATAGACATGTGGTTTCCAGCTTTTATTTAGTGTTTGCCGTATGGAAAATTAGCTTAATTTAAGAAAATTCCAGAACACTTGACATATGGAATGGATGTAATTATACTATAATAGTTGATTCTCAACTTTATTTCTTAGTGAATAGAATTGCCCTGGTTTCCAGGGTTTTTCTTGACCCAAAATCGTCTTAATTTCTAAACAATTAGGAGCTATATATGTACCAAAACGTCTGTACAATGTGCAGAAAACTATT includes these proteins:
- a CDS encoding site-specific integrase: MASLRKREYKSGKIVWVIDYYKGKKHLMKTIGSCDKRTAEKILHKFVTEQSKTDAGINELKKITLSTLQSEYLKNSSSTKAERSIEREELVLRTFLEYIGDTYISDISISDVQNYRNFRLRTISPETINLEFRHLKAIFNWAKERNYLSQSVFTKVKPIRVPESELPKFLEVEEIQKVREVFNDDPFQWIVEFYLLTGARLKEALVLRWSNIDLKRQMITIPSSGTKAKKHRIISYIEDKQLKKLLKKIPKRNDNLLFGPTNRKQWSSWWVSRKISKRLNEIGLSWASCHTFRHTYISHLVMNGVPLTTVKEIVGHSSFTTTLRYAHLSTSHKEQMSSKRMY
- a CDS encoding helix-turn-helix domain-containing protein, with protein sequence MDRDHKISYWPGTEELTKPAKEVAKILNIHYNTLFRWIKSGNIECVRFGRSSIHFTYDQVENLINENRELVKVNGDI